A genomic region of Rhipicephalus sanguineus isolate Rsan-2018 chromosome 1, BIME_Rsan_1.4, whole genome shotgun sequence contains the following coding sequences:
- the LOC119381617 gene encoding uncharacterized protein LOC119381617, which translates to MSLSSSRPATSAAVPAPDHPPDEVPNVAAALDQSATRCVPSPPSADGPSGMPAICPSAPTSTARDTSEPSDSTTATLQHALKSDTDMAPSAIRSSTVEDSPSSSIDHHHVSTTSTLCASCQERPALTSQSTAAEVRAPNQHLPNLRDAATITEASEDELRGSPMAEQPAHAAPVAKAGILHADLRSSPRVPPNQGASTGTGAVSDPPAEPTPAVFHDIPLPEFLTGDANQQRCTLSAGMLFDTAHLCQPRPLAPPGALPKGPIKSSWDPPGHDPSVLSPSSPPTALLSEPPARDPMVPDSPLPLTT; encoded by the exons ATGTCTCTTTCTAGCTCTCGCCCAGCCACTAGCGCAGCAGTTcctgcgcccgaccacccgcccgacgaggttCCGAACGTTGCTGCTGCCTTGGACCAGTCCGCCACAAGGTGCGTTCCTTCGCcaccctcggccgacggtccatcaggcatgcccgccatctGCCCGTCTGCTCCAACCTCGACGGCTCGTGACACCTCGGAGCCATCCGACTCCACGACCGCTACCTTGCAGCACGCCCTGAAGTCGGACACGGACATGGCACCGTCCGCTATTCGCTCCTCAACTGTGGAGGATTCGCCATCCTCGTCCATCGATCATCACCACGTTTCAACAACCTCGACACTATGTGCGTCTTGCCAGGAGCGACCAGCATTGACCTCGCAGTCCACCGCAGCTGAAGTTCGAGCACCGAACCAACACCTACCGAACTTGCGAGACGCTGCTACAATAACGGAAGCGTCTGAGGACGAATTGCGTGGTTCGCCGATGGCAGAGCAGCCTGCACATGCCGCGCCTGTCGCAAAGGCAGGCATCCTACACGCTGACCTACGCAGCAGCCCTCGTGTGCCGCCAAACCAAGGTGCTTCAACGGGCACAGGCGCGGTGTCAGACCCTCCGGCAGAGCCCACGCCTGCGGTTTTCCACGACATCCCTCTTCCGGAGTTCTTAACGGGGGACGCGAACCAGCAGCGGTGCACCTTGAGTGCAGGCATGCTCTTCGACACGGC GCACCTCTGCCAGCCGCGCCCACTCGCGCCACCCGgtgcgctaccgaaaggcccAATCAAGTCGTCGTGGGACCCGCCTGGGCACGACCCCAGCGTACTTTCTCCCAGTTCTCCGCCCACTGCGCTTCTctcagagccgcccgccagagacccaatggTTCCCGATAGTCCTTTACCGTTGACGACGTAG